In Plutella xylostella chromosome 8, ilPluXylo3.1, whole genome shotgun sequence, the genomic stretch TgttaaaaagtatttactCCATCTATTGCCCCTCAAGTGTAACTGTGTCATCAGCTGACTGGGATGAAGTATTTTCTCTTTCATCTAGTAATTCCATAATTGCTGGTGACTTTAATGGCCACCATGTATGTTGGTCGAATAAATCTGATACCCGAGGGGAGCAGATATTTGATAGTTCTCTGGAGTTCGGCTATGTTTCATTGAATGATGGACGGCCAACTAGGGTCAAGATGGTTAACGGAGTATTACAACAGTCTAGTCCTGATATAACGTTTTGCTCTTCTGACATTGCTATTAATGTGACTTGGAATGTTACTTGTGAGAACTTGGGTAGTGATCATTTGGTTCTTAAATATTCTTTAGGGTATCAAGATagattaaattttatagaaaaaagAAACTTTGCTAAAGCTAATTGGAATGAATATACGGAGTTTCtaaatgtaatattttctgAATCTGTATCATTTGAATGTGTACAGGTCATGTATGATTGGTTTTTAGAGAAGATTAATAGTGCAGCAAACAAATCGATccctttaattaaaatttgtacaaaTCCTATTCGAAAATTTACCCCTAAGCAATATTGGAATCAAACTTTGTCTAAAGCAGTAGCAGAACGTCGATTAGCTCTAAAAACCCTGAGACGTAACCCAACACCAGATAATCTATGTGtattacaaagaaaaactGCGGAAGCTCAGCGTTTGATTAGAAGAGCAAAATCAGATAGTTGGCATACCTTTTGTGATAATATTTGTGAAACTACTAATGTATCTGATATGTGGCGGAAAATGAGATGGATGAAAGGTTATCAGCATGTTAGAAGATGCGTGTCTGAGGAAAAAAAAGAGGAATTGTTACAATCCCTTACGCCtgattttgttataaataataccccCTGTTTTATCTCTTCAAATGAATTGTTAGAAAGTGAATTGACTATTGTTGAATTGGAGAATAGTCTTAAGCTAAAGTATTCTGCCCCTGGCAATGATAATATTTCCTATTCGATGTTGTCTCATCTTCCATTGAATGcgaaaatatttcttttgaaTATATTTAACCGTGTTTTAGTCTCAGGGTATATACCAATTCAGTGGAGGGATATTGTAATAGTTCCCATAccaaaaaataatgataatgaccCTAAACTCAGACCTATTTCACTTATATCATGTATTTGTAAGCTATTTCACTCTATGTTAAACAAACGACTGGAATGGTACTTAGAaagcaataaattattatctccTAATACGACGGGATTTAGGAAAGGGCAGTCGTGTTTGGACAATTTAGCTCGGTTAGTCACGAACATTCAGGTAGGATTTTCTAAGAATAATGCTACTATAGCTTGCTTTGTAGATATAGATGGAGCTTATAATAATGTGATAATAGAATgccttgtaaatattttagaccGGTTAAAAGTTGGAGCCACTATATGTCAATATGTATGggagttttctaaaaaaagatttttaaaaattaaagttGATGATGCTAATGCTAATGGATGTACAAGATGGGCAAGCAAAGGCATTGCCCAAGGTGATCCCTTGTCTCCGTTGCTTTTTAATGTTGCTACTATAGACATATGTAGAAATATTCAGAATGTATTTATAAGTCAGTAcgctgatgattttgttttgtacAGTAATCACAACAAATTAAGCGACAGCATCATTCAGATGCAGTTATCAGTAAACACTTTAATACATTTGCTAAGTCAATTGGGATTGGAGTTAGCAGCCGAGAAATCGAAACTGTGTGTTTTCAGTAGAGGAAGAATTCGTCAAAATGttagtatttttgtaaataacatTGCATTGGAATCGGTTGATTGTATAAAACACTTAGGAGTTTGGTTGGATAGTTCTCTTCGATGGACAAAACATATTAAAGAAACTTATGAAAAGTCCTGTAAGTTTTTGCAGATATTTAAAGTCTTATCTGGGTCGGGTTGGGGCGTTCATCCCCAACATTTACGTAGATTATATTTATCACTAATTCGGAGTAGGATTGATTACGGAAGTTTTTTATATGATAATAGCGCCATAACAAACGTGAAGAAATTggatttattacaaaatagaGCAATGAGAATCGTGGGTGGTTACGTCAGATCTACTCCTGTATATGCCATGGAAAGTGACCTATGCATTCCTCCACTTGTTTTAAGACGGAAATACTTAgcgtttaaatatattttaaagtcTCGTTCGTTTGAAGGAAATCTTACTGTTAAGTATCTTTCCGAATTGGCTCTGCATTTGCATAATAACTTTTGGTCTAGGAAAAAAAAGCCTTTGCTAGCAGATACTTTCATAGAGACTGGTTCAGAAAATATTGCTTCGGCTGTTCCCTTAGAAAATTTCAGCTTAGATACATGGATGTCATCTATAGATATCAAAGAGTTAATTAAACCAAATATAGACTGTATAAGTGAGGCAAAATGTACATATGAAGTTAACCATCTTAAGAATATAGTTTTGCAGGAGTTAAATCTTAAATATGACGGATGGCATTCTGTTTACACTGACGGTTCCAAAGATAGTGCAGGCAGAGGAGCTTCATTTTTCAATCCAAATTCTAAGGTCCAGGGTCTATTTAGAATTAATTCCTGTGTTTCTGTTATGTCAGTTGAACTTTTAGCTATATATGAGGCTGtattattcatagaaaaaaataatatttgtaaaattgtaatattaacTGATAGTAAAAGTTCTCTCCAACATATTATTAGATGTGTTTCAGGGGAAAGAGGTTTGGCAATTGCTTATAAGATtatatcaaaattaattaatttgtgtaAAAGGGGCATTCAAGTTATGTTACAATGGATTCCTTCGCATGTTGGATTACAAGGTAACGAGGAGGCTGACAGGCTTGCTAAGAAAGCAATTAAAGACGGTAATGATGTTGAAGTTGTAGCAAGTTGGTCTGAAGTATTAGCCAAATATCGGCAATTCATACGTGATAATTGGAGTGAATATTTCAATAAGATATCCAAAGAAAAGGGAATTTGGTACCGAAGTATAGTGTGTGATCCCCCTCGAATACCTTGGTTTAGTTCAAGTCGATTAAACAGACAACAAATTGTGATGGCTCTCCGACTTCGTTCTGGTCATATTCCATTAAATAAATTCGGATTCTTGATGGGAAAAGTTACTTCACCCAAATGTGATGAATGTGGAGTAGAAGATGACGTATACCATTTCCTAATGGAATGTGTCCGGAATGCAAGTCGGCGGCAACAGTTAGTTGAtaagtttaatattaataGAATCGATGTTGGAGTTTTCCAAAGTATATTGTCTGAGCCATGGTCAGAAGCAGCCAAATtgctatattattttaagtttcattcttagtttttagtttattgttttgtgtATGTTAATTAGAGGGTACGATGGGACTGTCATCGTCACCTAGTGACAAAAGttccttaaataaaatagattgaaaaaaaaaaaaaaaaaaaattaatctGTCGATTAGACAGATGACACATGTCATCCAATCCCATTGTAATCTGTGAATATCTCACTATCTATCACTCTCGCGCActgtctctctctctcttctagtatttatttatttgtgtaaataatttataacactcggtatttctatttctaccgtatttagttaaataataatcataatttcagCAATAGTTAActtctttgtttatttaataacagGATGTAAGTAAAGTGTTCAAGTGATGGATTATCCGATCAAAAAATCACACGTTTTCCTCATTCATGATTATACTTAGCTTTTAACGTTACACTCTTTCATCAGGAATTCCACTGAAGTCATACACGATTACGACAATGCTGATACCATAAGTATTGATACTTTGGCCTTATATGAAGACATTgaagaagaaagaaataaagagATCTCTGAGCTTACTAGACTCAGTaagaaaacatgttttttgcACACAAAGCTACTATATTATCGCAATGCAGAGTCGGAGCTTGGAGCAGCTTGTCACAACGCATGGAGGACCATCGTCAAGTCTGTCCAAGGATCTCAAGACTGCTGGAGAGAGCTGGGACATTATTTGGGCATATCCCAAGATGATTTGAATGTAAGTACCCcattcttatttttatacactaatcttattttattttaatataaatacgtaatagaaatttataaattcaatGTCACATAATTTTACAGTATATCAAACATTCCATCAAGAATGATCCAACAGACATTGTACTCAAATTGTTCATGCAAGATGAAGATGCAACATTAGATAAAATATTGGATGTTTTAGTTAAAATGAAAAGGTTTGACATTCTGAAGAAAATAGAAGACCCTGTCACTGAAATGGTAGCTTATTTCAACAAGGATGAAGGTAAATCAGACACTGGGTATCACAGCAACAACAGTGCAAGTGAGAGGAAGATCATTACACTGAAATCATTGGTAAATGATTTACCACCAGCTcttaataaaagtattaacACAGAGAAAAAACCAAATCAACCACAGCAGCTGCCCCCGAAAGTGTCTGAAACCAAGAACATTGAAAGACTGAAAAATGACaaacctattctattcttgaCTTTCACTGAGGATGGCATTGAGACTGCTATGAATATTCAAGATAAAGTCAATGATTGGTTTGATATGGAAGTACAAGTCATCACGCTGGAGGACAGAAGAGATGATGTTATACAAAACCCTGAAAAGTTCATTAGAGAATACTTTGAAAAGGTAATATATCTCATATTTTGTAgtctttaaattattaatgaacttacttatgtaggtaatttcaaTGTTACAAGTTCAGTATCATATAAAATTGATGCATAAAATTTGTTGTTTCAGGCTGACTACATAGTACCTTTGATAACTACTGGATACATAGATGAGATCAATGGCTACGGACCCGGTGCGCCCAGCACATCTGACAACCTCGACTGCAAATATGTCAACTTCATATACAATTTAATATCAAACCAGTACATGCACATCACTGGGTGTCTCAACAAGAAAGTCAGGAGTGTATTGCCAGAAAATGCTGATGTGAAAGTTCTACGGAATATTTCTTTGTACCCTGCCTTGATTCCTTGGACTCATGAGATGTCCTTTGATGAAcaatttagaatatttttaaaggattactcaacataatattaaaaacaatagtATTGTGCCTaatgaaaattaaaactaaGGTGGCTATTAGGTTAATTTGGTGATAATTCTAGTTATTTAACAGTGCCTTTGACTCAAATATGCTTTATGTAAGTTTTAAATCTCATTATAATTCATAATGAATGGAAGTataaatttgataataataaaaatatgtggaaataattttatttttttattatcatagaaaagttttagaaaacatttaaGCCAGAGATAAGATATGGTTAAAGAACTATAACCAAGAAAGAATACTtcataataacttaaatacttaactaCACAATTACCCCCTTATtaatagagaagttacaaaacgttttaactaataaactgttttgtccctctccaacaaagaacaatttgttctttgacagagagggacaaaacagtttattagttaaaacgtattgtaacttttctatgaataagggggttattcTTTAAGATAAGAGCACTTTCTTTGTACTGGAAAAGCTTTGGGCGAAATCTTAGTTATTAGTGTTTTTATACTAATACAAACTTCAGCATTAAGTAGTTGAacattatgttttaatattatgctATTCTAATCAGTTTTGCTAGAGTCAGCCTCCGGTTCCACTGTGGTATCATTTTCAGTGTTCTCGTCGGCAGTGCTGACATCGTTCACATCAATGCCTGTGTCATCCTTGTCACTGTGAGCTAGCTCCTcctagaataacaagtactaatattaatataatgcATTGTAAATTCTTCCAAGGCTTGATAGGTGCCAAATCAAGTAAGCTAGATTGTGTGTGGCTTCAAGTAGGCTTGACTAA encodes the following:
- the LOC105393101 gene encoding uncharacterized protein LOC105393101; the protein is MNSTEVIHDYDNADTISIDTLALYEDIEEERNKEISELTRLSKKTCFLHTKLLYYRNAESELGAACHNAWRTIVKSVQGSQDCWRELGHYLGISQDDLNYIKHSIKNDPTDIVLKLFMQDEDATLDKILDVLVKMKRFDILKKIEDPVTEMVAYFNKDEGKSDTGYHSNNSASERKIITLKSLVNDLPPALNKSINTEKKPNQPQQLPPKVSETKNIERLKNDKPILFLTFTEDGIETAMNIQDKVNDWFDMEVQVITLEDRRDDVIQNPEKFIREYFEKADYIVPLITTGYIDEINGYGPGAPSTSDNLDCKYVNFIYNLISNQYMHITGCLNKKVRSVLPENADVKVLRNISLYPALIPWTHEMSFDEQFRIFLKDYST